TGTTAATTAGTCTCTATGGATGTTGACTTACACCATTTGCTATGCagtgataataaatgatatgataGTATTTATTATCAGTCTTTTTTATCAAAGTTTTGTATGAATATTAATCTTGCTGAGTAATAATGACAAATCCttgttatatattatttattcaaaattaccaatacaaaacatcaaaaatatttacaaaaaaaaaacattttcttaCTGCTTACAACTACTATAAACAGCAATTAGCACTTGCTTTTGTCGATTTTTCCAAATTTGCCGGTGAACCATTCATGTAATATGGGGTCATCTTCATGGCAGTAGTCACCAGCTAGTTGCACGGGCATACCAGGTCTCCACTCCAGAAGAATACTGATGAGTGGCAATGCTTGTAAATTGTTTAAGGCATTATCACCATGTCTTTGTCTGATTACACTTGCCAAACATCTCTTTACATATGACAGAAAGGCATCCAAGAAGTTAAAACATACATTTGGATTCCAGTATCTCTGAAAATAGTAATGTcccttataaatattaaaatgaatGTATTATCTCACAACATAAAGCTTCAGTTATATATGGTCTGCGAAGACAGCACCTGGGCGACCTTCTCGGAAAAAAGCTCAAGAAAAAACGAgataactcaaaaatgcgcgttttcccagagatacaacctagctagatcgatttttcgctcccgaaaacccccatatagcaactttaatcaaaatcgttagagccatttccaagatccccgaaatatatacaatatattgcaattataaattatacttaATATTACATGTTTTCGCTGTACAGTGGAACCTTGATAACTGCAAGGGACATACTAAGTACTTTTGTATTAATAATTttggataaatattttgtagaataataaatacttgataagtgataacataacataatatagggtaattcaccagtatctggccgccctaaactatactctaaatcataattaggttccaaaaaaagtaagacaatgttgccactgcaataatttgtttgtaaaatagtaaattcctttttataaataaacactctaagataatttatttattggtaattttacttctacgatttaaaaaagtacttttacttacttatttttacataaatacaagacgcgctagtaaaaagtggcaacattgtcatactttttttggaatctaattatgatttagagtttaaaaattaattctattcacctataaacagaattcattttagtttaaGGTTTAAATAACTGGCCAGCTCTCAATAACTGGctaccttatactaaaatgaattctatttataggtgaatagaattcatttttggtttggggtggccagttactggcaaaTTACTCTACCTATGAAAACAAGACAAGGTACACTTAGTGGACACGCCCATAGGATTTGAtggattttgttataaaatatagCAAAGTAGTTAAGTATGAATCCATGGTGGAAATATACCTGTGACATCCTGGTTAAATCTCTCATTCTGTATGTTTTAAGTTCCTTTACAATGCCAACATCATCCCGAAATCCACAAAGCACAGTATCTATGCCCACAAGGAATGATTGGCACCACCACTTCTTTGTCTTAAATCGCCTGGTAGATAAAAACAAGCTTGTTAAGTGAAAGCCAAAAATTATACTTCTTGTGTCCaatgacagttcatttttatatggagcagctgttatgttggtagacaTGTTTTGGAAGCACATCAATTTATTTAGATATGGAATATTGAAGTAATAAAAGTAcagtaaaaacatatttaagtatttaacattttttttaattaagttgaaCTAAAAGAGACTTGAAGGAACTGTCAGAGGCACCATCATTCGCCATGAGAGGTATAGTGTTTACAAAACATTCAAACCTGAAGCTGGCTTCTTGGCGCGGATGCTCCATTTGCTTGCTTGTTTTAAGCTCTACAAATTCCTTGGTAGAGAGATACTGCACAATTGCATCAGCTCCAAATTCTGTTGTCGGTGGTGGTGCAATTTGTCCACTATTACAACAAATCCCATCCATTTCAGCACCATATACTATGCTATGTTGATTTAAATGTGTTTTAAATACTAACGAAAATTCTTCAGTCTCATCAACAGGTATATTTGGATTAGGTTCAGTATCCGGAGTatctgaaaatatttataaaacttcaTAAAAAAACATACTAATTAATCAGTTCACCAACTAAAACCTATAAAGCCCTATATAATTAGTTAAAACTCtgagaaataattaaaaaattaaaatgactaACCTGATAACATATACTGCTCGAACTTATACCCCCATGATGTAAATTTCTTTTCTTCCGGGGTCATATTACTTACTCTCTTAATTTTTTCTTCCGTGTCCCTagcacataaaaatatattgccTTTAAACAGCATTGCAACAATTTTCCATGGTTCTTTATTTTCATAGGGTGTGCAAGCTACACAAGTCATAAGTCCGCGGTAGCAGTAGAATCTTGCATTTTGTAAATTGTTGTCTCTGGGTATATTTAATCTTGCTTCATGTTCCAGGAGAAATTGCAACAAATCGTTCAATTTCACATCTAGACCT
Above is a window of Cydia splendana chromosome Z, ilCydSple1.2, whole genome shotgun sequence DNA encoding:
- the LOC134804429 gene encoding decapping and exoribonuclease protein-like, which gives rise to MQPELPVTAEIFGGNFPNFGRPTVIGYIGLENLKYYARKIHNTKVNFDLNVQLENAIHKPEGLDVKLNDLLQFLLEHEARLNIPRDNNLQNARFYCYRGLMTCVACTPYENKEPWKIVAMLFKGNIFLCARDTEEKIKRVSNMTPEEKKFTSWGYKFEQYMLSDTPDTEPNPNIPVDETEEFSLVFKTHLNQHSIVYGAEMDGICCNSGQIAPPPTTEFGADAIVQYLSTKEFVELKTSKQMEHPRQEASFRRFKTKKWWCQSFLVGIDTVLCGFRDDVGIVKELKTYRMRDLTRMSQRYWNPNVCFNFLDAFLSYVKRCLASVIRQRHGDNALNNLQALPLISILLEWRPGMPVQLAGDYCHEDDPILHEWFTGKFGKIDKSKC